A genomic region of Halogeometricum rufum contains the following coding sequences:
- a CDS encoding DUF7836 family putative zinc-binding protein — translation MVEAFVRLLCPECGKDWEASPSNLPDLKQNQTCSACGATRRLAEFMRTERDLETVKQFE, via the coding sequence ATGGTCGAAGCGTTTGTCCGGCTGCTGTGTCCCGAGTGTGGAAAGGACTGGGAAGCGAGTCCGTCGAATCTCCCCGACCTGAAGCAGAATCAGACGTGCTCCGCGTGCGGCGCGACCCGCCGCCTCGCCGAGTTCATGCGGACGGAACGCGACCTCGAGACGGTAAAGCAGTTCGAGTAG
- a CDS encoding DJ-1/PfpI family protein: MRTAFVAFDDMTALDFVGAFDPLTRLDTMDLAPFPFEWDVCARAETVTATANLRFEADSVGESLADYDLVVVPGGAGTRELQTDDHFLAWLRTADADLIASVCTGSLLLGAAGFLDGKTATTHPAATDELAAYCEVSDERVADEGDVVTARGVTSALDLGLHLVERLTDAETRATVAEQMDYPERV, from the coding sequence ATGCGCACCGCGTTCGTCGCCTTCGACGACATGACCGCGCTCGACTTCGTCGGGGCGTTCGACCCGCTGACCCGGCTGGACACGATGGACCTCGCCCCGTTCCCGTTCGAGTGGGACGTCTGCGCCCGCGCGGAGACGGTGACGGCGACGGCGAACCTCCGGTTCGAGGCCGACAGCGTCGGGGAGTCGCTCGCCGACTACGACCTGGTCGTCGTCCCCGGCGGCGCGGGCACGCGGGAGTTGCAGACGGACGACCACTTCCTCGCGTGGCTTCGGACCGCCGACGCGGACCTCATCGCGTCCGTCTGTACCGGGTCGCTGCTCCTCGGCGCGGCGGGATTCCTCGACGGGAAGACGGCGACGACGCACCCCGCGGCGACCGACGAACTCGCCGCGTACTGCGAGGTGAGCGACGAACGCGTCGCGGACGAGGGTGACGTCGTGACCGCCCGCGGCGTCACCTCCGCGCTGGACCTCGGTCTCCACCTCGTGGAGCGACTGACCGACGCCGAGACGCGAGCCACGGTCGCAGAACAGATGGACTACCCGGAGCGGGTCTGA
- a CDS encoding amino acid permease — protein MSAEGGELERTLGFLEAMTLGGGTMIGAGIFILPGIAAEAAGPASSISYAIAGFVALLAALSLSELATGMPIAGGSYHYVNRALGGLFGAVVGWGMWTGLMFASAFYMIGFGQYLVEPIPFLDGRSFIVGLGLVGLALLLGMNYYGTEESSAFQNVTIGVETAIILVFVAVGLFFIDSGNLEPFAPFGAGGVVATTGIVFISFLGFEIIATVAGEIKNPGRTIPLSMILSVVLVTILYVLVMLVSTGVIPFESLGDSPIPVSDVAVVYLGPAGVVAIVFAAIIAAISSSNSSILAASRVIYAMGRDGVVTDWFNVSHPRFYTPHRAIAATGGVTALLVLVGLEVETIIALLAEAASFSFLVAYSLVHVSLVVFRRADPDNYDPSFTLPRPLYPVVPVLGVVLSLVVISQMATVVVVIGSSIVAFGVVWYAVYARGRVVSEGLLREAIRGKPTEPFRVVVPVANPATQHGLLRLAAASAHANEDRGTPELVAVNVTPVAHPSPLQNVEADRAEHQRDLLENARDIAAEMDVSLRTKTVVAPDVGEAILDVVEAEAADEVILGWDGTLDRDGHVFGATVDSVAREASCDVTVVNLRRETVGTPVALVASGPNAPVVAHQAVEFAAVDGTVPTLLNVQPPRRESDGDAEKRGRSVVVDAAEAAGLEPDQYDVQVVVADDVGRAVVEAIAPYDTVCVGLSGRTDGPRIRFGTVTERVVRDAAANVALVRGS, from the coding sequence ATGAGCGCCGAAGGAGGCGAACTCGAACGGACGCTCGGCTTCCTGGAGGCGATGACGCTCGGCGGGGGGACGATGATCGGTGCGGGGATATTCATCCTCCCCGGAATCGCCGCCGAAGCCGCCGGCCCCGCGAGTTCGATATCCTACGCCATCGCCGGCTTCGTCGCGTTACTGGCGGCGCTCTCGCTCTCCGAGTTGGCCACCGGGATGCCCATCGCCGGCGGGAGCTACCACTACGTCAACCGCGCGCTGGGCGGGCTCTTCGGGGCCGTCGTCGGCTGGGGCATGTGGACGGGGCTGATGTTCGCCAGCGCGTTCTACATGATCGGCTTCGGGCAGTACCTCGTCGAACCGATTCCGTTCCTCGACGGGCGGAGCTTCATCGTCGGTCTCGGACTCGTGGGGCTGGCTCTCCTCCTCGGGATGAACTACTACGGCACCGAGGAGTCGAGCGCGTTCCAGAACGTCACGATCGGGGTCGAGACGGCTATCATCCTCGTCTTCGTCGCCGTCGGCCTGTTCTTCATCGACTCGGGGAACCTCGAACCGTTCGCCCCCTTCGGCGCCGGCGGCGTGGTCGCCACGACCGGCATCGTCTTCATCTCGTTCCTCGGCTTCGAGATAATCGCGACCGTGGCGGGCGAAATCAAGAATCCCGGCCGGACGATTCCGCTGTCGATGATTCTGTCGGTGGTGCTCGTAACCATCCTCTACGTCCTCGTCATGCTCGTCAGCACCGGGGTGATTCCCTTCGAGTCGCTCGGCGACTCGCCCATCCCGGTCTCGGACGTCGCCGTCGTCTACCTGGGTCCGGCGGGGGTGGTCGCCATCGTCTTCGCCGCCATCATCGCGGCGATATCGAGTTCGAACTCCTCGATACTCGCCGCCTCGCGGGTCATCTACGCCATGGGCAGAGACGGGGTCGTGACCGACTGGTTCAACGTGAGCCACCCCCGATTCTACACGCCTCACCGAGCCATCGCGGCCACCGGCGGCGTGACGGCGCTTCTCGTCCTCGTCGGCCTCGAAGTGGAGACCATAATCGCGCTCCTCGCGGAGGCGGCGAGCTTCAGCTTCCTCGTCGCCTACTCGCTGGTCCACGTCTCGCTCGTCGTCTTCCGGCGGGCCGACCCCGACAACTACGACCCGTCGTTCACGCTTCCGCGGCCCCTCTATCCGGTCGTTCCGGTCCTCGGCGTGGTGCTGTCGCTCGTCGTCATCTCGCAGATGGCGACGGTCGTCGTCGTCATCGGGTCGAGTATCGTCGCCTTCGGCGTCGTCTGGTACGCGGTCTACGCCCGTGGGCGCGTCGTGAGCGAGGGGCTCCTCCGCGAGGCGATTCGAGGGAAGCCGACCGAACCGTTCCGCGTGGTGGTCCCGGTGGCGAACCCGGCGACCCAGCACGGACTCCTCCGCCTCGCGGCGGCCAGCGCGCACGCCAACGAGGACCGTGGCACGCCCGAACTCGTCGCGGTCAACGTCACGCCGGTCGCGCACCCCTCGCCCCTCCAGAACGTCGAGGCCGACCGCGCGGAACACCAGCGCGACCTGCTGGAAAACGCCCGCGACATCGCCGCGGAGATGGACGTCTCCCTCCGGACCAAGACGGTGGTCGCCCCGGACGTCGGCGAGGCGATACTCGACGTGGTCGAGGCGGAGGCGGCCGACGAGGTCATCCTCGGCTGGGACGGGACGCTCGACCGCGACGGACACGTCTTCGGTGCGACGGTCGATTCCGTGGCCAGGGAGGCGTCCTGCGACGTGACGGTCGTGAACCTCAGACGGGAGACCGTCGGTACGCCGGTGGCCCTCGTCGCTTCCGGGCCGAACGCGCCGGTCGTCGCCCACCAGGCGGTCGAGTTCGCGGCCGTCGACGGAACCGTCCCGACGCTGTTGAACGTCCAACCCCCCCGGCGGGAGTCCGACGGCGACGCCGAGAAACGGGGGCGTTCGGTCGTCGTCGACGCCGCCGAGGCGGCGGGGTTGGAACCCGACCAGTACGACGTGCAGGTCGTCGTCGCGGACGACGTCGGCCGAGCGGTCGTCGAGGCGATAGCCCCGTACGACACGGTCTGCGTCGGCCTCTCGGGACGGACCGACGGACCCAGAATCCGGTTCGGAACGGTCACCGAACGGGTGGTGCGCGACGCCGCGGCCAACGTCGCCCTGGTGCGCGGGTCGTGA
- a CDS encoding universal stress protein, translated as MVRLGDLRILIPVDVSEADLPPLDVLDHLGAVEVVLLGYFLVPDQAEPALIRDQYGSDAADRLDAVAAEHGGPTEVLVFTHDREATIDRIADEYDCEAVLTAGRTTVVDRILVPLRGDVNLDRVLAVVADLLLAGEESATLFHSVAEDADPSHGELLLVGAVDRLVEYGVDRDRVDWRLSEGGDPAADIVELGGEYDLVVLGETEPSLRDRIIGDVLSAVVDALDVPALIVRDVE; from the coding sequence ATGGTTCGTCTCGGTGACCTGCGGATTCTCATTCCGGTCGACGTCTCGGAGGCCGACCTGCCCCCACTCGACGTCCTCGACCATCTCGGTGCCGTCGAGGTGGTGCTGCTGGGGTACTTTCTGGTCCCCGACCAGGCCGAACCCGCGCTGATCAGAGACCAGTACGGGTCGGACGCCGCAGACCGACTGGACGCGGTCGCCGCCGAACACGGCGGTCCCACCGAGGTGTTGGTGTTCACGCACGACCGGGAGGCCACCATCGACCGCATCGCAGACGAGTACGACTGCGAAGCGGTGCTGACGGCCGGCCGGACGACCGTGGTCGACCGCATCCTCGTCCCGCTTCGCGGGGACGTGAACCTCGACCGCGTCCTCGCGGTCGTCGCCGACCTGTTGCTGGCGGGCGAGGAATCCGCCACCCTGTTTCACTCGGTCGCGGAGGACGCCGACCCGAGCCACGGGGAACTCCTCCTCGTGGGCGCCGTCGACCGCCTGGTCGAGTACGGAGTCGACCGCGACCGGGTCGACTGGCGGCTCTCGGAGGGGGGCGACCCGGCGGCGGACATCGTCGAACTCGGCGGGGAGTACGACCTCGTCGTCCTCGGGGAGACCGAACCCTCCCTCCGGGACCGCATCATCGGGGACGTCCTCTCGGCGGTGGTCGACGCGCTCGACGTCCCGGCGCTCATCGTGAGGGACGTCGAGTGA
- a CDS encoding translation initiation factor IF-2 subunit beta produces MDYEDQLEKALDESPDVAGGGSRFQVPEPQVRPEGNATVYENFDETCDRLAREPSHLMKALQSELGTSAQIDEKGRLRLTGDFNQRRVQEALDAYVDDYVLCSECDSPDTRLVTERGATVLKCDACGALSAIPDL; encoded by the coding sequence ATGGACTACGAGGACCAACTCGAGAAGGCACTGGATGAGTCACCGGATGTCGCCGGCGGCGGCAGTCGGTTCCAGGTCCCCGAACCGCAGGTCCGTCCAGAGGGCAACGCGACGGTGTACGAGAACTTCGACGAGACGTGCGACCGCCTCGCGCGCGAACCCTCTCACCTGATGAAGGCACTGCAGTCCGAACTCGGGACGAGCGCGCAGATAGACGAGAAGGGTCGTCTCCGACTCACCGGCGACTTCAATCAGCGACGCGTCCAGGAGGCTCTCGACGCGTACGTCGACGACTACGTCCTCTGTAGCGAGTGCGACTCGCCGGACACGCGCCTGGTCACCGAACGCGGCGCGACGGTGCTGAAGTGCGACGCGTGCGGTGCGCTCTCGGCGATTCCGGACCTGTAG
- a CDS encoding transcription initiation factor IIB → MSDTKIREYVSTDRRRTDATETAAESEDESETESEIQACPECGGTLVTDEAHGETVCSDCGLVVETDAVDRGPEWRAFDSAERDSKSRVGAPTTRMMHDKGLSTNIGWQNKDAYGKALSSSQREQMQRLRTWNERFRTRNSKERNLKQALGEIDRMASALGLPENVRETASVIYRRALDDDLLPGRSIEGVATAALYAAARQAGTPRSLDELETVSRVDKMELTRTYRYVVRELKLQIEPADPEQYVPRFASELDISDEAERQARELLRNAKEAGIHSGKSPVGLAAAAVYAAALLTNEKVTQSEVSEVANISEVTIRNRYKELLEVDDAGLFA, encoded by the coding sequence ATGAGCGACACAAAAATCAGAGAGTACGTGAGTACCGACCGGCGGCGGACGGACGCCACCGAGACGGCGGCGGAGAGCGAGGACGAGAGCGAAACGGAGTCGGAGATACAGGCGTGTCCGGAGTGCGGCGGCACGCTGGTGACCGACGAGGCCCACGGCGAGACGGTCTGCAGCGACTGCGGTCTCGTCGTCGAGACGGACGCCGTCGACCGCGGTCCGGAGTGGCGCGCGTTCGACTCGGCCGAGCGCGACTCGAAGTCCCGCGTCGGCGCACCGACGACCCGGATGATGCACGACAAGGGGCTGTCGACCAACATCGGCTGGCAGAACAAGGACGCCTACGGCAAGGCGCTCTCTTCGAGCCAGCGCGAGCAGATGCAGCGGCTCCGCACGTGGAACGAGCGCTTCCGCACCCGGAACTCCAAGGAGCGCAACCTGAAGCAGGCGCTCGGCGAGATAGACCGGATGGCGTCGGCGCTCGGACTGCCGGAGAACGTCCGCGAGACGGCCAGCGTCATCTACCGCCGCGCGCTGGACGACGACCTGCTCCCCGGCCGCTCCATCGAGGGCGTCGCCACCGCGGCGCTGTACGCCGCGGCGCGGCAGGCCGGCACGCCCCGGTCGCTCGACGAACTGGAGACCGTCTCCCGCGTCGACAAGATGGAGCTGACCCGGACGTACCGCTACGTCGTCCGCGAACTGAAGCTCCAGATCGAGCCCGCCGACCCCGAGCAGTACGTCCCGCGGTTCGCCTCGGAACTCGACATCTCCGACGAGGCCGAACGACAGGCGCGCGAACTGCTCCGGAACGCGAAGGAGGCCGGCATCCACTCGGGCAAATCGCCCGTCGGCCTCGCGGCGGCCGCCGTCTACGCGGCCGCGCTGCTCACCAACGAGAAGGTGACGCAGAGCGAGGTGAGCGAGGTGGCCAACATCTCGGAAGTGACCATCCGCAACCGGTACAAGGAGCTGCTCGAAGTGGACGATGCGGGCCTGTTCGCCTGA
- a CDS encoding DUF555 domain-containing protein, whose amino-acid sequence MDCRVVVEAAVPVYDVETADEAIRIAIAKTGEMLNPDLNYVEISMGSRTSPSGEDLPPAFVAADEALVALELEMTVFNVEQEEHAARIARKEIGQRLENVPLKVLRVEVLPSDEEEEEERDAASDDDLIPEFDDLVDEG is encoded by the coding sequence ATGGACTGCAGAGTCGTCGTCGAGGCCGCGGTTCCCGTCTACGACGTCGAGACGGCGGACGAGGCGATTCGCATCGCCATCGCCAAGACGGGTGAGATGCTGAACCCGGACCTCAACTACGTCGAGATTAGCATGGGCTCGCGCACGTCCCCGTCGGGCGAGGACCTCCCGCCCGCGTTCGTCGCCGCCGACGAGGCGTTGGTGGCGCTCGAACTGGAGATGACCGTGTTCAACGTCGAACAGGAGGAGCACGCCGCCCGCATCGCGCGAAAGGAGATCGGCCAGCGACTGGAGAACGTCCCCCTGAAGGTGTTGCGAGTCGAGGTGCTCCCGTCCGACGAGGAGGAAGAGGAGGAACGGGACGCGGCGTCCGACGACGACCTCATCCCGGAGTTCGACGACCTCGTCGACGAGGGGTGA
- a CDS encoding alkaline phosphatase family protein, whose product MLSGVLPDRYNTTNLRRLVRDPTLLAEELGNVRRSAARVLNNVRFRATHGDPFDVMAEDWDVLVLLDACRADFYREETPFSGDVETRLSRGSGTPEFLRENFRDQTFHDTVYVSSNPYVPTLQPDSFHAILPLLDEWDESRGTVLPDTLTESAVEAAAEFPDKRLVVHYMQPHTPHLGPTADRIRERVGLRGWDRYHVHDGQSKVNAGRSIWDLVQDGTVAHETMLQSYRESLQVGLESVERLVSAVDGKVVVSADHGEMLGERLVPFGPREFGHTTGLLTEPLRIVPWQVVQTDPRRDVVSDPPVESETLTEEETEQRLRALGYVE is encoded by the coding sequence GTGCTCTCTGGCGTCCTTCCGGACCGGTACAACACGACGAACCTGCGGCGACTCGTCAGAGACCCCACTCTGCTCGCGGAGGAACTCGGCAACGTCCGACGGTCCGCGGCCCGGGTCCTGAACAACGTCCGATTCCGCGCGACCCACGGCGACCCGTTCGACGTGATGGCCGAAGACTGGGACGTGCTCGTCCTCCTCGACGCCTGCCGCGCGGACTTCTACCGGGAGGAGACGCCGTTCTCCGGCGACGTGGAGACCCGACTCTCCCGCGGGTCGGGGACGCCGGAGTTCCTCCGAGAGAACTTCCGCGACCAGACGTTCCACGACACCGTCTACGTCTCCTCGAACCCGTACGTCCCGACGCTCCAACCCGACTCGTTCCACGCCATCCTGCCGCTTCTCGACGAGTGGGACGAGTCGCGAGGGACGGTCCTCCCGGACACGCTGACCGAGTCGGCCGTCGAGGCCGCCGCGGAGTTCCCCGACAAGCGACTCGTCGTCCACTACATGCAACCGCACACGCCCCACCTGGGTCCGACGGCGGACCGCATCCGCGAACGGGTCGGACTCCGCGGGTGGGACCGCTACCACGTCCACGACGGCCAGAGCAAGGTGAACGCGGGGCGGTCCATCTGGGACCTCGTGCAGGACGGCACGGTGGCCCACGAGACGATGCTGCAGTCCTACCGCGAGAGCCTGCAGGTGGGCCTCGAGAGCGTCGAACGCCTCGTCTCGGCGGTGGACGGCAAAGTCGTCGTCTCCGCGGACCACGGCGAGATGCTCGGCGAGCGACTCGTCCCCTTCGGCCCGCGGGAGTTCGGTCACACGACCGGTCTGCTCACCGAACCGCTCCGAATCGTCCCGTGGCAGGTCGTCCAGACCGACCCCCGCCGCGACGTCGTCTCCGACCCGCCCGTCGAGAGCGAGACGCTGACCGAGGAGGAGACCGAACAGCGACTGCGTGCGCTCGGGTACGTCGAGTAG
- a CDS encoding Lrp/AsnC family transcriptional regulator — protein sequence MSVGELDALDRRILYLLQAEARHTSSSDVAASVDASASTVRNRIQRLESEGIIRGYHADVDYEAAGHQLFTLIVCTAPMPDREELAAAAAEVPGVVEVQEVVSGERNVLVQAIGVDGDDLTRIGEELDELGLRVSDEDLIRSTHRRPYSGFEE from the coding sequence ATGTCGGTCGGAGAACTCGACGCCCTCGACAGGCGAATTCTCTACCTGCTGCAGGCAGAGGCCAGACACACCTCGTCGAGCGACGTGGCGGCGTCGGTCGACGCGTCGGCCAGCACCGTCAGGAACCGCATCCAGCGACTCGAGTCCGAGGGCATCATCCGGGGCTACCACGCCGACGTGGACTACGAGGCCGCCGGCCACCAACTGTTCACACTCATCGTCTGCACCGCACCGATGCCGGACCGGGAGGAACTCGCGGCCGCGGCCGCCGAGGTACCCGGCGTGGTGGAGGTACAGGAGGTGGTGAGCGGCGAACGGAACGTCCTCGTGCAGGCCATCGGCGTCGACGGCGACGACCTGACCCGCATCGGGGAGGAGTTGGACGAACTCGGCCTGCGGGTGTCGGACGAGGACCTGATTCGAAGCACACACCGGCGTCCGTACTCGGGGTTCGAGGAGTGA
- a CDS encoding CNNM domain-containing protein, which yields MNGVEIGIRLVAGVLLILANGFFVAIEFALTRARQFTEDEFIDGNPKLERAWEMTQDLELYLTTCQVGITASSIAVGIVAEPALAALFEPLFAGSVFATIGAGALIAYAIINLVHLTHGEQAPTYLGVERSRMVCRYGATPLYWFYVVISPLISFGDSVAKWTLKLFGIEMTGAWLEAEEDAIETRAQLRNRMSSLLDRGELSEERHDEILGALEAGTREVRDVMVPVDDVVFLSTDASAEENLRRVSETPHTRYPLVGADRETVEGVVYVPSVIDRIEELKAGDVTFADIAAPPMTVSADTTVSDAIDRFQAERQELALVFEDGDTVGLLTATDALETVMGELEDPLGDGQQSTGTGAETGTGRGSPTSG from the coding sequence ATGAACGGAGTCGAGATAGGAATCCGTCTCGTCGCGGGCGTTCTACTCATCCTCGCGAACGGGTTCTTCGTCGCCATCGAGTTCGCACTGACGCGTGCGCGTCAGTTCACCGAAGACGAGTTCATCGACGGGAACCCGAAACTGGAGCGCGCGTGGGAGATGACGCAGGACCTCGAACTGTATCTCACGACCTGTCAGGTCGGAATCACGGCGTCGAGTATCGCGGTCGGTATCGTCGCCGAACCCGCGCTGGCGGCGCTCTTCGAGCCGCTGTTCGCCGGGTCGGTGTTCGCGACCATCGGCGCCGGCGCGCTCATCGCGTACGCCATCATCAACCTCGTCCACCTGACGCACGGCGAACAGGCGCCGACGTACCTCGGCGTCGAGCGCTCGCGCATGGTGTGCCGGTACGGCGCGACGCCGCTCTACTGGTTCTACGTCGTCATCTCGCCGCTCATCTCGTTCGGCGACTCCGTGGCGAAGTGGACCCTCAAACTGTTCGGCATCGAGATGACCGGCGCGTGGCTGGAAGCCGAGGAGGACGCCATCGAGACGCGGGCCCAACTGCGCAACCGGATGAGTTCCCTGCTGGACCGAGGCGAACTCTCCGAGGAGCGCCACGACGAGATTCTGGGCGCGCTGGAGGCCGGGACGAGGGAGGTGCGGGACGTGATGGTTCCCGTAGACGACGTGGTCTTCCTCTCGACGGACGCCTCGGCCGAGGAGAACCTCCGGCGGGTGTCGGAGACGCCGCACACCCGGTATCCGCTCGTGGGCGCGGACCGAGAGACGGTCGAGGGCGTCGTCTACGTTCCGAGCGTCATCGACCGCATCGAGGAGTTGAAAGCGGGCGACGTCACCTTCGCCGACATCGCGGCTCCGCCGATGACCGTCTCGGCGGACACGACCGTGAGCGACGCCATCGACCGGTTCCAGGCCGAACGACAGGAACTCGCGCTGGTGTTCGAAGACGGCGATACCGTGGGTCTCCTCACCGCCACGGACGCGCTGGAGACCGTGATGGGCGAACTGGAAGACCCCCTCGGCGACGGACAGCAGTCGACCGGAACCGGCGCCGAAACCGGAACCGGACGAGGCAGTCCGACGTCCGGCTAA
- a CDS encoding UPF0058 family protein has protein sequence MKKQELIHLHGLLAEVHTQIEEWDDDEVPLTAYNELGVRPTSIHKSKTDHKAAVFKLVKGITSSLDEAEQEAVAPHAD, from the coding sequence ATGAAGAAGCAGGAACTCATCCACCTGCACGGCCTGCTCGCGGAAGTACACACACAGATCGAGGAGTGGGACGACGACGAAGTTCCACTCACAGCTTACAACGAACTCGGCGTCCGACCGACGTCGATTCACAAGTCGAAGACCGACCACAAAGCTGCTGTTTTCAAACTCGTGAAGGGAATAACGTCGTCCCTCGACGAGGCCGAGCAAGAAGCCGTCGCACCGCACGCAGACTAA
- a CDS encoding DNA-3-methyladenine glycosylase family protein → MEFESGAIPLADLDGPFDLQATLESGQSYLWDRADGRMYESMDVHGGDAWYETVVPPIAGVSDDRVVVRVRQTDGRLEWEATADAVPILTHLLRLDDDLTAILDATPDDPLLERAYDAYEGMRLVRDPPFACLVSFICSAQMRVSRIHGMQMRLAREYGDAVTVAGETYRAFPTPDQLAARTESELRDQSLGYRAPYVRRTAEMVADGEAHPTEALELPYEEARESLKRFVGVGDKVADCVLLFSLGFLEAVPLDTWIQTAIADHYPECDAGTYAETSRAIRDRLGGDYAGYAQTYVFYYLRAGGE, encoded by the coding sequence ATGGAGTTCGAATCCGGGGCGATTCCGCTGGCGGACCTCGACGGGCCGTTCGACCTGCAGGCCACGTTGGAGAGCGGGCAGTCGTACCTCTGGGACCGCGCGGACGGCCGGATGTACGAGTCGATGGACGTCCACGGCGGCGACGCGTGGTACGAGACGGTCGTCCCCCCCATCGCGGGCGTCTCCGACGACCGGGTCGTCGTCCGCGTCCGACAGACCGACGGTCGGTTGGAGTGGGAGGCGACGGCCGACGCGGTGCCGATTCTCACGCACCTGCTCCGACTGGACGACGACCTGACGGCGATACTCGACGCGACGCCGGACGACCCACTGCTCGAACGCGCGTACGACGCCTACGAGGGGATGCGCCTCGTCCGCGACCCGCCGTTCGCCTGCCTCGTCTCGTTCATCTGTTCGGCGCAGATGCGCGTCTCGCGCATCCACGGGATGCAGATGCGCCTCGCGCGGGAGTACGGCGACGCGGTGACCGTCGCGGGCGAGACGTACCGGGCGTTCCCGACGCCCGACCAGTTGGCGGCGCGGACCGAGTCGGAACTGCGCGACCAGAGTCTGGGCTACCGCGCGCCGTACGTCCGGCGGACGGCCGAGATGGTCGCCGACGGCGAGGCGCACCCGACGGAGGCCCTCGAACTGCCGTACGAGGAGGCGCGCGAGTCGCTGAAGCGGTTCGTCGGCGTCGGTGACAAGGTGGCCGACTGCGTGTTGCTGTTCTCGCTGGGGTTCCTCGAGGCCGTCCCGCTAGACACGTGGATTCAGACGGCCATCGCCGACCACTACCCCGAGTGCGACGCCGGGACCTACGCCGAGACGTCGCGCGCCATCCGGGACCGCCTCGGCGGCGACTACGCCGGGTACGCGCAGACGTACGTGTTCTACTACCTCCGCGCGGGCGGCGAGTGA